Proteins encoded in a region of the Streptobacillus felis genome:
- a CDS encoding ATP-binding cassette domain-containing protein yields EFSGGQRRRIGIARARAVEPEVLICDEPISALDVSIQAQVVNLLKELQRKKNLTMMFIAHDVSMVKYISDRVAVMFRGKIVELGYPDEVYNNPVHIYTKSLISAVPIPDPEFVKEDKVVMDESYLKSPIGTYDE; encoded by the coding sequence GAATTTAGTGGAGGACAAAGACGAAGAATAGGAATAGCAAGGGCACGAGCAGTAGAGCCAGAGGTACTAATATGTGATGAACCGATTTCAGCGCTCGATGTTTCTATACAGGCACAGGTAGTAAATTTATTAAAAGAGTTACAAAGAAAGAAAAACTTAACTATGATGTTTATAGCCCATGATGTATCTATGGTTAAATATATATCTGATAGAGTTGCTGTAATGTTTAGAGGTAAAATAGTAGAACTTGGATATCCTGATGAGGTATATAACAACCCTGTACATATTTACACTAAATCATTAATATCAGCAGTACCTATACCAGATCCAGAATTTGTTAAAGAAGATAAAGTGGTAATGGATGAATCTTATCTAAAATCACCTATAGGAACTTATGATGAGA